One region of Prosthecobacter debontii genomic DNA includes:
- a CDS encoding polysaccharide biosynthesis/export family protein: protein MFYFRFLIEARLGSAALILTFLVQCTSRVENPTLPEPLAVPVQTQAPAAPKNAFVVGDQLELFVKEDSTLNGSYLVREGGYIVIPRAGRILVQGMTREEAEPKVREFLKKTQLKEASVIVERTSGAQGVNAGALGGASPQSANRILVYLTGSVPRSGAHQIVAPTARAMGVYEALLITGGLGKFAQLDKVEVFRTDSSGKRKKAVIDLRPIIKGEQDDPPIAEGDIINVPEKVFGF from the coding sequence ATGTTCTACTTTCGCTTTCTGATTGAGGCACGATTGGGCTCAGCGGCTCTCATTTTAACATTTCTGGTGCAGTGCACGAGTCGGGTCGAGAATCCTACGCTACCTGAGCCTTTGGCTGTCCCTGTTCAGACCCAAGCGCCCGCTGCTCCGAAGAATGCATTTGTCGTCGGAGATCAATTGGAACTCTTCGTGAAAGAAGATTCCACTCTGAACGGCAGCTACTTGGTGAGAGAAGGTGGCTATATTGTGATTCCCCGCGCAGGAAGAATTTTGGTGCAGGGAATGACCCGTGAAGAAGCCGAACCCAAAGTTCGGGAGTTTTTAAAGAAAACGCAGCTCAAAGAAGCATCTGTTATTGTGGAAAGGACCTCTGGCGCGCAGGGGGTAAACGCGGGGGCTTTAGGTGGGGCGTCGCCACAGTCAGCAAATCGAATCCTGGTCTATTTGACCGGCAGTGTACCTCGCAGCGGAGCTCATCAGATAGTGGCTCCTACCGCAAGAGCGATGGGCGTGTATGAAGCGTTGCTGATTACTGGCGGCCTGGGCAAGTTCGCTCAGCTCGACAAGGTTGAAGTCTTTCGAACAGATTCTAGCGGAAAGCGTAAGAAGGCAGTTATTGATTTGCGCCCGATTATCAAAGGCGAACAAGATGATCCTCCCATTGCCGAAGGAGATATTATCAACGTTCCAGAAAAAGTCTTTGGCTTTTGA